In a single window of the Bacteroides acidifaciens genome:
- the xseB gene encoding exodeoxyribonuclease VII small subunit, with protein sequence MAAKKETYLQAMERLEKIVRQIDNNELDIDVLSEKIKEANEIIAFCTQKLTKADQEVEKLLKERRQSEE encoded by the coding sequence GTGGCAGCAAAAAAGGAAACATATCTTCAGGCGATGGAACGTCTTGAGAAGATTGTCCGTCAGATAGACAATAATGAATTGGATATCGACGTTCTGAGTGAGAAAATCAAAGAAGCTAATGAAATAATTGCTTTTTGTACCCAAAAACTGACGAAAGCTGACCAAGAAGTCGAAAAATTATTGAAAGAAAGGCGGCAATCTGAAGAATAA
- the trmB gene encoding tRNA (guanosine(46)-N7)-methyltransferase TrmB has product MGKNKLEKFADMASYPHVFEYPYSAVDNVPFDMKGKWHEEFFKNDHPIVLELGCGRGEYTVGLGKMFPEKNFIAVDIKGARMWTGATESLQAGMKNVAFLRTNIEIIERFFAEGEVSEIWLTFSDPQMKKATKRLTSTYFMERYRKFLQPNGVIHLKTDSNFMFTYTKYMIEANQFPVEFMTEDLYHSGLVDDILGIKTYYEQQWLDRGLDIKYIKFLLPQEGELQEPDVEIELDSYRSYNRSKRSGLSTSK; this is encoded by the coding sequence ATGGGAAAGAATAAATTAGAAAAGTTTGCCGATATGGCAAGTTATCCGCATGTGTTCGAATATCCTTATTCGGCAGTAGATAACGTGCCTTTTGACATGAAGGGGAAATGGCATGAGGAGTTTTTCAAGAACGACCATCCGATAGTGCTCGAACTGGGCTGCGGACGTGGCGAATATACTGTTGGCTTGGGTAAGATGTTTCCTGAAAAGAACTTTATTGCGGTTGATATAAAAGGCGCCCGTATGTGGACGGGAGCAACGGAATCATTGCAGGCGGGAATGAAGAATGTGGCTTTTCTGCGTACAAATATAGAAATCATCGAACGTTTCTTTGCCGAAGGCGAAGTAAGTGAAATATGGCTTACTTTCTCCGACCCGCAGATGAAGAAAGCGACCAAACGGCTGACTTCTACCTATTTTATGGAGAGATACCGCAAATTCCTGCAACCGAACGGTGTTATTCATCTGAAGACCGACAGTAACTTCATGTTTACTTACACAAAATACATGATAGAAGCTAATCAATTCCCAGTGGAGTTCATGACGGAAGATCTATATCACTCCGGTTTGGTGGATGATATTCTTGGCATCAAGACTTATTATGAACAACAATGGCTTGATCGTGGTTTGGATATTAAGTATATCAAATTCCTGCTTCCGCAAGAAGGTGAATTGCAGGAACCGGATGTTGAAATAGAACTTGATTCTTATCGTAGCTATAATCGTAGCAAGCGTAGTGGGTTGAGCACCAGCAAGTAA
- the mnmA gene encoding tRNA 2-thiouridine(34) synthase MnmA — MKERNKRVLVGMSGGIDSTATCLMLQEQGYEIVGVTMQVWGDEPQDARELAARMGIEHYVADERIPFKETIVKNFIDEYKQGRTPNPCVMCNPLFKFRVLTEWADKLDCAWIATGHYSRLEERNGHIYIVAGDDDKKDQSYFLWRLGQDILRRCIFPLGDYTKVKVREYLAEKGYEAKSKEGESMEVCFIKGDYRDFLREQCPELDTEIGPGWFVNSEGVKLGQHKGAPYYTIGQRKGLEIALGKPAYVLKINPQKNTVMLGDAGQLQTDYMLIEQDKIVDEQELFQCENLVVRIRYRSRPLPCRVKRLEDGRLLVHFLETASAIAPGQSAVFYDGKRVLGGAFIASQRGIGLVILENEGF, encoded by the coding sequence ATGAAAGAACGAAATAAAAGAGTGTTAGTCGGAATGAGCGGCGGTATTGACAGTACTGCCACTTGTCTGATGTTGCAGGAACAAGGGTACGAAATAGTAGGAGTGACCATGCAGGTATGGGGCGACGAGCCGCAAGATGCTAGGGAATTGGCTGCACGGATGGGAATCGAACATTATGTGGCGGATGAACGTATCCCTTTTAAAGAGACTATCGTAAAAAACTTTATAGACGAGTATAAGCAAGGGCGTACGCCGAATCCGTGTGTAATGTGCAACCCTTTGTTCAAGTTTCGTGTTCTGACGGAATGGGCGGATAAGTTGGATTGTGCCTGGATTGCTACCGGACATTATTCGCGACTGGAAGAACGGAACGGACATATTTATATAGTAGCCGGAGACGATGATAAGAAAGACCAGTCTTATTTCCTTTGGCGGTTGGGACAGGATATACTGAGACGCTGTATCTTTCCTTTAGGGGATTATACGAAGGTGAAGGTTCGAGAATACCTTGCGGAGAAAGGTTACGAAGCCAAATCTAAAGAAGGAGAAAGTATGGAAGTTTGCTTTATAAAAGGTGATTATCGTGACTTTCTTCGTGAGCAATGTCCGGAACTGGACACTGAGATAGGTCCGGGGTGGTTTGTCAATTCCGAAGGTGTGAAACTGGGACAACATAAGGGTGCGCCCTATTATACAATCGGTCAGCGGAAAGGATTGGAGATTGCGTTGGGCAAACCGGCTTATGTCTTGAAAATCAATCCGCAGAAAAATACGGTGATGCTGGGTGATGCCGGGCAGTTGCAAACAGACTATATGCTGATAGAACAAGATAAGATTGTAGATGAACAGGAATTGTTTCAGTGTGAGAATCTGGTTGTGAGGATTCGTTATCGAAGTCGCCCGTTGCCTTGCCGGGTGAAACGGCTGGAGGACGGACGCTTGTTGGTGCATTTTCTTGAGACGGCTTCGGCTATTGCTCCAGGGCAATCGGCTGTGTTCTATGATGGAAAGCGGGTGCTGGGAGGAGCTTTTATCGCTTCGCAGCGAGGCATCGGATTAGTGATTTTAGAGAACGAAGGATTTTGA
- a CDS encoding TlpA family protein disulfide reductase, with protein MKRFAWIIGLVLCTVCTVQAKDRVIERPPLLAWSSNSIEVDKIVMSDTVTTVYVKAYYRPKYWIKIATGSFLKDNNGTLYPIRKGVGITLDKEFWMPESGEAEFQLLFPPIPENVTSLDFSEGDFDGAYKIWGIQLNEKNFRKTPLPKDAIIHKINKKAQLPTPELTYAKATLKGRVLDFKADMPASGKLHLNDPVRWLNFAKEVNINEDGTFQVQTDVITVTPATLVFPFAQIPCFLAPGKEISIIINTAECTRQQSHLQKDSKPYGKKAYYSGYLAELQQELMDNSIQTNLVSNPRETVNEVIGKDIDGVKNYFVEKRRDIHKQIEEAPLSLAAKEVLKANTDITTGIGIFMAKDILMRAHVASQKLNKEQTKEYYMNTKIELPDNYFDVFKELVLNSPADLYAPEYAYGIGVFASRKDLLEQHLGTNQGILFQMAEACRYYRSIEDFTPLTAEQTAALEALPSPAYKEMLTDFNRKLLKKMELNKQKTGYQINEVGEVSNEELFSTIISKFKGHVLLVDFWATWCGPCRMANKAMIPMKEELKDKDILYLYVAGENSPKGTWENMIPDIHGEHFRVTNDQWKYLMDKFNIQGVPTYFVIDAEGNTTFKQTGFPGTDTMKKKLMEALKK; from the coding sequence ATGAAAAGATTCGCATGGATTATCGGTTTGGTACTCTGCACAGTATGCACTGTACAAGCCAAAGACAGAGTTATTGAACGTCCTCCTCTTCTTGCCTGGAGTTCCAACAGTATCGAAGTTGACAAAATTGTCATGAGTGACACAGTGACCACTGTATATGTGAAAGCTTACTATCGACCCAAATACTGGATAAAAATAGCAACCGGGAGTTTCCTGAAAGACAATAATGGAACGCTTTACCCTATCCGAAAGGGAGTTGGAATTACACTCGACAAGGAATTCTGGATGCCGGAATCAGGAGAAGCGGAGTTTCAGCTCCTATTTCCGCCAATACCGGAAAATGTGACCAGCCTGGATTTCTCCGAAGGAGATTTTGACGGAGCATACAAGATATGGGGAATACAACTCAATGAGAAAAATTTCCGCAAAACTCCACTACCCAAAGATGCGATAATCCACAAAATCAACAAGAAAGCTCAATTGCCGACACCGGAACTCACATATGCCAAAGCCACATTAAAAGGAAGAGTGCTCGACTTTAAGGCAGATATGCCGGCATCAGGCAAATTGCATCTGAATGACCCGGTCAGATGGTTGAACTTCGCAAAAGAAGTGAACATCAATGAAGATGGAACTTTTCAAGTTCAAACAGATGTGATTACGGTAACTCCGGCTACACTTGTTTTCCCGTTTGCCCAAATTCCTTGTTTCCTGGCTCCCGGTAAAGAAATTTCGATTATCATCAATACAGCCGAATGTACACGCCAACAATCACACTTGCAAAAAGACAGCAAACCGTATGGGAAAAAGGCTTATTACAGTGGTTATCTGGCTGAATTGCAACAAGAACTGATGGACAATTCCATCCAAACCAATTTGGTTAGCAACCCGCGAGAAACTGTGAACGAGGTAATCGGAAAAGACATTGACGGAGTAAAAAACTATTTTGTAGAGAAACGACGTGACATTCATAAACAAATAGAAGAAGCCCCCCTCAGCCTTGCCGCAAAAGAAGTTCTAAAAGCCAATACGGATATAACCACAGGCATCGGAATTTTTATGGCCAAGGATATACTGATGCGTGCACATGTCGCCAGCCAGAAGCTAAACAAGGAGCAGACAAAAGAATACTACATGAATACCAAAATAGAACTTCCAGATAATTATTTCGATGTATTCAAAGAACTTGTTCTTAACTCACCGGCAGATTTATACGCACCGGAATATGCATACGGGATAGGTGTGTTCGCTTCCAGAAAAGATCTTTTGGAGCAACATCTAGGTACTAATCAGGGAATTCTATTTCAGATGGCAGAAGCATGCAGGTACTACCGCTCCATTGAAGATTTCACACCGCTAACCGCCGAACAAACAGCGGCACTTGAAGCATTGCCCTCACCTGCCTACAAAGAGATGCTGACAGATTTTAACAGGAAATTGCTCAAGAAGATGGAACTGAACAAACAGAAAACCGGATACCAAATCAATGAAGTAGGTGAAGTAAGCAACGAGGAGCTATTTTCCACCATTATTTCCAAATTCAAAGGACATGTATTGTTAGTGGACTTTTGGGCAACTTGGTGTGGGCCCTGCAGAATGGCTAACAAAGCTATGATTCCGATGAAAGAAGAATTGAAAGATAAAGATATTCTTTATTTATACGTAGCAGGAGAAAATTCGCCTAAAGGAACTTGGGAGAATATGATACCCGATATCCACGGAGAACATTTCCGTGTGACCAACGATCAATGGAAATATTTAATGGACAAATTCAATATCCAAGGAGTACCGACTTATTTCGTAATAGATGCCGAAGGGAATACAACCTTCAAACAAACAGGATTCCCAGGTACAGATACAATGAAAAAGAAATTGATGGAAGCGTTGAAGAAATAA
- a CDS encoding branched-chain amino acid aminotransferase produces the protein MHYNMKEIDWANLSFGYMKTDYNVRINFRNGAWGELEVSSDEHLNLHMAATCLHYGQEAFEGLKAFRGKDGKVRIFRLEENAARLQSTCQGILMAELPTERFKEAILKVVKLNERFIPPYETGASLYIRPLLIGTSAQVGVHPADEYMFVVFVTPVGPYFKGGFSTNPYVIIREFDRAAPHGTGIYKVGGNYAASLRANKKAHDLGYSCEFYLDAKEKKYIDECGAANFFGIKDNTYITPKSSSILPSITNKSLMQLAEDMGIKVERRPIPEEELETFEEAGACGTAAVISPIQRIDDLENGKSYVISKDGKPGPVCTKLYNKLRGIQYGDEPDTHGWVTIVE, from the coding sequence ATACATTACAATATGAAAGAAATAGATTGGGCAAATTTGTCATTCGGATATATGAAGACAGACTACAATGTGCGAATCAATTTCCGAAACGGAGCGTGGGGAGAATTGGAAGTTAGCAGTGACGAACATCTGAATCTGCATATGGCAGCTACGTGTTTGCACTATGGACAGGAAGCATTCGAAGGACTGAAAGCATTCCGCGGAAAAGACGGCAAGGTGCGTATCTTCCGCTTGGAAGAAAATGCGGCGCGACTGCAATCCACCTGCCAAGGAATACTGATGGCAGAACTTCCGACTGAACGTTTCAAGGAAGCCATCCTGAAAGTTGTGAAACTGAACGAACGTTTTATCCCGCCTTATGAGACAGGTGCTTCTCTTTACATTCGTCCTTTACTCATCGGAACAAGTGCGCAAGTAGGCGTGCATCCGGCGGATGAATATATGTTTGTGGTATTCGTGACTCCGGTAGGCCCGTATTTCAAGGGTGGTTTCTCTACCAATCCGTATGTCATTATTCGTGAGTTCGACCGCGCTGCTCCTCATGGAACAGGTATTTATAAAGTGGGCGGTAATTATGCAGCCAGTCTCCGTGCCAACAAGAAAGCACACGACCTGGGATATTCCTGTGAGTTTTACCTCGATGCCAAAGAAAAGAAATATATCGACGAGTGTGGTGCTGCCAACTTCTTCGGTATTAAAGACAATACGTACATCACTCCGAAATCATCTTCTATCCTGCCTTCTATCACTAATAAGAGCTTGATGCAGTTGGCAGAAGATATGGGTATCAAGGTAGAGCGCCGTCCGATACCGGAAGAAGAGTTGGAAACATTTGAAGAAGCTGGTGCTTGCGGGACTGCCGCGGTAATCAGCCCGATTCAGCGTATTGATGATTTAGAGAACGGGAAATCATACGTTATCTCTAAAGATGGCAAGCCGGGACCTGTTTGTACGAAGTTGTACAATAAGTTGCGCGGCATTCAATATGGCGACGAACCGGATACACATGGGTGGGTGACCATCGTGGAGTAG
- a CDS encoding Mrp/NBP35 family ATP-binding protein: MTLYPKLILDALATVRYPGSGKNLVEAEMVADNLRIDGMAVSFSLIFEKPTDPFMKSMLKAAETAIHTYVSPDVQVTIATESKQAPRPEVGKMLPQVKNIIGISSGKGGVGKSTVSANLAVALAKLGYKVGLLDADIFGPSMPKMFQVEDARPYAERIDGRDMIIPVEKYGVKLLSIGFFVDPDQATLWRGGMASNALKQLIGDASWGDLDYFLIDLPPGTSDIHLTVVQTLAMTGAIVVSTPQAVALADARKGINMFTNDKVNVPILGLVENMAWFTPAELPENKYYLFGKEGAKKLAEEMNVPLLGQIPIVQSICEGGDNGTPVALDEDSVTGRAFLSLAASVVRQVDRRNVEMAPTQIVEMHK; this comes from the coding sequence ATGACTCTTTATCCTAAATTGATATTGGATGCATTGGCAACGGTGCGTTATCCCGGTTCGGGAAAAAATCTGGTGGAAGCAGAGATGGTTGCCGATAATCTTCGTATTGACGGTATGGCTGTCAGCTTCTCATTGATATTTGAGAAACCGACCGACCCGTTTATGAAGTCAATGTTGAAGGCAGCCGAGACAGCTATTCATACATATGTGTCTCCTGACGTGCAAGTTACCATAGCAACAGAAAGCAAGCAGGCTCCCCGACCGGAAGTTGGTAAAATGCTTCCGCAAGTGAAGAATATTATAGGTATTTCTTCAGGCAAAGGTGGAGTAGGGAAGTCTACTGTATCAGCGAATCTAGCTGTCGCTTTAGCAAAATTGGGCTATAAAGTAGGTCTGCTTGATGCGGATATTTTCGGACCTTCGATGCCAAAGATGTTTCAGGTGGAAGATGCACGCCCGTATGCTGAACGTATAGATGGTCGTGATATGATTATCCCGGTAGAGAAATATGGAGTGAAATTATTGTCTATCGGCTTCTTTGTCGATCCGGATCAGGCTACTTTGTGGCGTGGCGGAATGGCGAGTAATGCATTGAAGCAGTTGATAGGAGATGCGTCTTGGGGGGATTTGGATTATTTTCTGATAGACCTTCCGCCCGGAACCAGCGATATTCATTTGACTGTTGTACAGACATTGGCTATGACAGGGGCAATTGTTGTCAGCACTCCGCAGGCAGTGGCTTTGGCGGATGCCCGTAAAGGAATTAATATGTTCACTAATGATAAGGTGAATGTACCTATTCTTGGTCTGGTTGAGAATATGGCATGGTTTACTCCTGCCGAACTTCCGGAAAACAAATACTATCTCTTCGGTAAAGAAGGAGCCAAGAAGTTGGCGGAAGAGATGAATGTTCCTTTGTTGGGGCAGATTCCTATCGTGCAGAGTATTTGTGAGGGTGGGGATAATGGTACGCCTGTTGCATTGGACGAGGATTCTGTTACTGGACGTGCTTTCTTATCATTGGCTGCGAGTGTTGTCCGCCAGGTAGACCGCCGTAATGTTGAGATGGCTCCGACTCAGATTGTGGAAATGCATAAATAG
- a CDS encoding DUF975 family protein, which produces MLKENSELRAEARRALQGKWPMAAVAALIYSVIAGGLSAIPFIGGLCSLFVGLPVAYGIAVVMFGVFKGKDVDFGVLFEGFQDYSRIFVTKLLQGIYTALWSLLLFVPGVIKHYSYAMTDYILKEEPEMKNNAAIEKSMAMMENNKMKLFLLDLSFIGWAFLCILTFGIGFLFLQPYVQVSHAAFYEDLKAQQGGNVEAKVEM; this is translated from the coding sequence ATGTTAAAAGAAAATTCAGAACTACGTGCTGAGGCACGTCGGGCACTTCAAGGTAAGTGGCCTATGGCAGCTGTTGCTGCGCTTATTTATTCAGTGATTGCCGGTGGACTTTCTGCTATCCCCTTTATCGGCGGATTGTGTTCTTTGTTTGTCGGTCTGCCGGTTGCATACGGTATTGCTGTTGTAATGTTCGGTGTGTTCAAAGGTAAGGATGTTGATTTTGGAGTACTGTTTGAAGGTTTCCAGGATTATAGCCGTATTTTTGTAACTAAGTTGTTGCAAGGAATTTACACAGCTTTATGGTCACTGCTGTTGTTTGTTCCGGGTGTCATCAAGCATTATTCGTATGCAATGACGGACTATATCTTGAAAGAAGAGCCGGAAATGAAAAACAACGCAGCTATCGAAAAGAGTATGGCTATGATGGAAAACAACAAGATGAAATTGTTCCTGCTCGATTTGAGCTTCATCGGTTGGGCGTTCCTTTGTATCTTAACTTTCGGTATCGGTTTCCTTTTCTTGCAGCCATATGTGCAAGTGTCTCATGCTGCTTTCTATGAAGATCTGAAAGCACAACAGGGAGGAAATGTTGAAGCAAAGGTTGAAATGTAA
- a CDS encoding metallophosphoesterase family protein: protein MIRLLRFHLTLILLLATTLGIAQKSELKFSKDGKFKIVQFTDVHFKYGNPASDVALERINQVLDAERPDLVIFTGDVVYAAPADSGMLKVLEQVSKRKLPFVVAFGNHDDEQGLTRSQLYDIIRTVPGNLMPDRETALSPDYVLTVKSSSDSKRDAALLYCMDSHSYSPLKDVKGYNWLTFDQINWYRQQSAAYKTQNDGQPLPALAFFHIPLPEYHEAIRDENAAFRGTRMEEACAPRINTGMFAAMKEAGDVMGVFVGHDHDNDYAVMWKNILLAYGRYTGGNTVYNHLPNGARIIVLDEGARTFTSWIRQKDGIVDKVFYPASFVKDDWTKR, encoded by the coding sequence ATGATTCGACTTTTGAGATTTCACTTAACACTAATCTTACTGTTGGCAACTACTTTGGGTATAGCTCAAAAAAGTGAACTGAAATTCAGTAAAGATGGTAAATTCAAAATTGTGCAATTTACCGATGTACACTTTAAGTATGGTAATCCGGCTTCTGACGTAGCATTGGAACGTATTAATCAAGTACTTGATGCCGAACGGCCGGATTTGGTTATCTTTACCGGAGATGTTGTCTATGCGGCACCTGCGGATTCCGGTATGCTGAAGGTCTTGGAACAGGTATCCAAGCGCAAGCTCCCTTTTGTTGTGGCTTTTGGTAACCATGATGATGAACAAGGATTGACACGGTCACAACTATATGACATCATCCGTACCGTTCCAGGTAATTTAATGCCTGACCGGGAAACTGCCCTGTCACCGGATTATGTATTGACTGTGAAATCGTCTTCTGATTCTAAAAGAGATGCAGCTCTGCTTTATTGTATGGACTCTCACTCTTATTCACCTTTGAAAGATGTGAAGGGATATAATTGGCTTACGTTCGACCAAATAAACTGGTATCGTCAGCAAAGTGCTGCCTATAAAACTCAGAATGACGGACAACCGTTGCCTGCCCTTGCGTTTTTCCATATTCCTCTGCCCGAATATCACGAAGCTATTCGCGATGAAAACGCAGCTTTTCGCGGAACGCGTATGGAAGAAGCCTGTGCACCTAGAATAAATACAGGAATGTTTGCCGCCATGAAAGAAGCGGGAGATGTGATGGGGGTATTTGTAGGTCACGACCATGACAATGACTATGCTGTCATGTGGAAAAATATCCTTCTGGCTTATGGACGTTACACTGGTGGAAACACTGTGTACAACCATTTGCCGAACGGTGCCCGTATCATTGTATTGGATGAAGGCGCACGCACATTCACTTCCTGGATCCGCCAGAAAGACGGTATTGTGGATAAAGTTTTTTATCCGGCAAGCTTTGTCAAGGATGATTGGACTAAGCGTTGA
- the xseA gene encoding exodeoxyribonuclease VII large subunit → MDSSLSLLELNALVRRSLEQCLPDEYWIQAELSDVRSNTTGHCYLEFVQKDPRSNNLVAKARGMIWNNIYRLLKPYFEETTGQMFTSGIKVLVKVTVQFHELYGYSLTVLDIDPAYTLGDMARRRREILLQLEEEGVLTLNKELEMPILPQRIAVISSATAAGYGDFCHQLQHNPGGFFFYTELFPALMQGNQVEESILAALDRINARANEFDVVVIIRGGGATSDLSGFDTYLLAAACAQFPLPVITGIGHERDDTVLDSVAHTRVKTPTAAAELLIYRITEIADRLEELSARIQQGAYAVLEQEWRRLETLQTRIPNLVHRKLTDARFALLSAEKDLSQVTKALLARQRHRLELLQQRIADASPDKLLSRGYSITLKDGKAVTNASSLKQGDKLVTRFSKGEVLSVVERQVPE, encoded by the coding sequence ATGGATTCCTCTCTTTCTCTTTTAGAACTGAATGCACTTGTCCGCCGTAGCCTGGAGCAATGCCTGCCTGATGAATATTGGATACAGGCAGAACTGAGCGATGTCCGTTCCAATACGACCGGGCATTGTTATCTGGAATTTGTGCAGAAAGATCCCCGCAGCAACAATCTTGTCGCCAAGGCTCGCGGTATGATTTGGAACAATATCTACCGCTTGCTGAAACCTTATTTTGAGGAAACTACCGGACAGATGTTTACTTCCGGCATCAAGGTGCTGGTGAAAGTGACGGTTCAGTTTCACGAACTTTACGGCTACAGTCTGACTGTGCTTGATATCGACCCTGCCTATACATTAGGCGACATGGCTCGCCGTCGTCGGGAAATACTATTGCAGCTGGAAGAAGAAGGCGTACTGACGCTGAATAAGGAGTTGGAAATGCCGATTCTCCCACAACGTATTGCCGTTATTTCCTCTGCTACCGCCGCCGGATATGGTGATTTCTGTCATCAGTTGCAGCATAATCCGGGCGGATTCTTTTTCTATACAGAGCTTTTTCCCGCTTTGATGCAGGGGAATCAAGTCGAAGAATCCATATTGGCAGCTTTAGACCGTATCAATGCCCGTGCGAATGAATTTGATGTGGTCGTTATCATCCGTGGTGGTGGGGCGACTTCCGATTTATCCGGTTTCGATACTTATCTGTTGGCAGCTGCGTGTGCACAATTCCCGTTACCTGTCATTACCGGAATCGGTCATGAGCGGGACGATACAGTCCTTGACTCTGTGGCGCATACCCGGGTAAAAACTCCTACGGCTGCCGCCGAACTCCTGATTTACCGAATCACGGAAATAGCCGACCGCTTGGAAGAATTGTCCGCCCGTATCCAACAAGGAGCTTATGCGGTGCTTGAACAGGAGTGGCGGAGACTGGAAACACTTCAGACTCGTATTCCGAACCTTGTCCATCGGAAGCTTACGGATGCCCGCTTTGCTTTGCTGTCGGCTGAAAAGGACTTGTCGCAAGTGACGAAGGCGTTATTAGCTCGCCAACGCCATCGGCTGGAACTTTTACAACAGCGCATTGCGGATGCTTCTCCCGATAAGTTGCTAAGCCGCGGATACAGTATTACGCTAAAGGACGGGAAGGCGGTAACAAACGCATCCTCACTGAAGCAGGGAGACAAATTAGTCACCCGGTTCTCGAAAGGAGAAGTTCTGTCTGTGGTGGAACGGCAAGTGCCCGAATAG
- a CDS encoding S8 family peptidase: MRKFVLLVFALNICLGVFAQFTPGDTLKYRISLKDKAATEYSLQKPEKYLSGKSIERRKRQGLAIDSTDLPVCRKYVDAIRKKGVHVLVTGKWDNFVTVSCNDSTLIDEIAKLPFVCSTERVWKGITQRSFERDSLINKPLRSDSLYGPAVAQIRMSRANLLHEAGFKGQGMTIAVIDAGFHNVDRIEAMKNINILGVRDFVNPEADIYAESSHGMSVLSCMAMNQPNVMIGTAPEASYWLLRSEDEYSENLVEQDYWAAAIEFADSVGVDLVNTSLGYYSFDDPAKNYRYRDLNGHYALMSREAAKAADKGIVVVCSAGNSGAGSWKKITPPGDAENVITVGAINKRGELAPFSSVGNTSDGRVKPDVVAVGQGSDVMGTDGNLRHANGTSFSSPIMCGMVACLWQACPKLTAKEVIELVRRSGDRADFPDNIYGYGIPDLWKAYLTVNGGVISD, translated from the coding sequence ATGAGGAAATTTGTGTTATTGGTTTTTGCTTTGAATATATGCCTGGGAGTTTTTGCTCAATTCACACCGGGAGATACCTTAAAATATCGTATTAGCCTGAAAGATAAGGCAGCTACGGAATACTCTCTGCAGAAACCGGAAAAATACTTGTCCGGGAAATCCATTGAACGGAGAAAAAGACAGGGATTGGCAATAGATTCCACCGACTTGCCGGTATGCAGGAAATACGTAGATGCGATACGGAAGAAAGGTGTCCACGTGCTTGTTACCGGAAAATGGGATAACTTCGTCACCGTCTCCTGTAATGACAGTACGTTGATTGATGAAATCGCCAAGTTACCTTTTGTGTGTTCTACGGAAAGAGTTTGGAAAGGCATTACTCAAAGAAGCTTTGAGAGAGATTCGCTGATTAACAAACCTTTGCGTTCCGATAGTCTTTACGGGCCTGCGGTTGCCCAAATAAGGATGAGCCGTGCGAACCTTCTTCACGAGGCGGGTTTCAAAGGACAGGGAATGACGATTGCTGTAATTGATGCCGGATTCCATAATGTGGATAGGATAGAGGCGATGAAGAACATCAACATTCTTGGCGTGCGTGATTTTGTGAATCCCGAAGCCGATATTTATGCGGAAAGTAGTCACGGTATGTCTGTTCTCTCTTGCATGGCGATGAATCAGCCGAATGTGATGATTGGCACGGCTCCCGAAGCTTCTTATTGGTTGTTGCGCAGCGAGGACGAATATTCGGAGAATCTGGTGGAACAGGATTATTGGGCGGCGGCAATCGAGTTTGCCGACAGTGTAGGAGTAGATTTGGTAAATACATCCCTCGGATATTATTCGTTTGACGATCCGGCAAAGAATTATCGCTATCGTGATTTGAACGGACATTATGCGTTGATGTCCCGTGAAGCAGCGAAAGCTGCGGATAAAGGGATAGTAGTTGTTTGCAGTGCCGGAAATTCCGGTGCCGGCTCCTGGAAGAAAATAACTCCGCCGGGAGATGCGGAGAATGTAATTACTGTAGGGGCTATTAATAAAAGGGGAGAACTGGCTCCATTTTCTTCCGTAGGAAATACGTCGGACGGACGGGTGAAACCGGATGTGGTTGCTGTAGGACAAGGTTCGGACGTAATGGGAACTGACGGCAATCTTCGGCATGCTAACGGCACTTCCTTCTCTTCTCCGATTATGTGTGGAATGGTGGCTTGCTTGTGGCAGGCTTGTCCGAAGCTGACGGCAAAAGAAGTTATTGAACTGGTTCGTCGTTCGGGAGACAGGGCGGATTTTCCGGATAATATATATGGATACGGTATTCCTGACTTGTGGAAGGCGTATTTAACGGTTAACGGAGGAGTGATTAGTGATTAA